The Pleuronectes platessa chromosome 24, fPlePla1.1, whole genome shotgun sequence nucleotide sequence GATAATCCTCTAATGTGTCCTTTCATGATATGTCACCCCGCAGGCCGAGGGGCTCACGTTTGTCTGGCTCCAGAATGACAAAGAGCtgcaaaaacagaaaagtcaGGTTTGGATACTGGAGCTCAAAGATTCCAAAGATTCCTTCAGTTGCAGAGTATCCAACGCCCTCGGCCCTAAAACCAGTCCAACTGTAACTGGCCTCTGCCAACGTGAGTGCTATCCTGTGGTATATTAGGGCCACTCCCAGGGGTAAATAAGATCCTGGATCTTGTACAACAGGTttcacaaatacagaaatgcttAACCTTCAGCTCCACATTATCATGAGTAGCAAGACTATAAGAAGATGTGCAGGGATCTGAGTTTGTTCTTTCTTGGAGGATATGGTTGTGTGTGGTCGACTGTGAGGTTATCGCTGTTTACATCTGTGTGATATTTGTGGAAGTCCCGGCGAGCACAATTTGTCCTTGctggttattttctttttactcaTATTAATACGACTTAATTCTGAATTACGACAGATTTCTTGTAACATTATGACTTTCTTCTTTAATAAATCctaattattttaatgttatgtCTATATTCTCGAAAtctccctgttttttttttcttcatcacagcCCTAATTCACTAATTCCCTAATTTTATTGCGTCTATCAAACTATTTGGACATAACAatgctgttctgtgtgtgtgcgtgtgtttgtgtgtgtgtgtgtgttgctttcagCCTTTTCATTTATTCTACTTGGGTTATCACAGTAGCACAATCACCTCAAATGTGATACACTGTCCATCACACACTCGAACCCCTTGACACGAAAATAGTCATTTGAATAAAACCAGTTATTAAACTGACACAAAAACATATGAAATcaatattagattttttttcttcccatcTTTCCTCCTTCAGACCCCGACGGCATGTGGCAACTCATCTGGATctgtgtgggtggtggtggaggtagGTTTGCTCTTCTGTGTAGTTCCATGTTAACCTGTCAGTATTGTAATACTTGTGTATGTTGTGAATGGAAATACTGTGGAATTAACTTGAGAAGAATGAAACCTGACGCAGTTTTAGattttcacatgttttaatCACATCCCTGTTATTCTCCGTCCTGATCAGGTCTCgttctcctgctgacaatcatCGTCATCGTTTGCTGTGTCCGGGCCAAACGGAAAACAAGAACTCAGAAGATCGGTACGTTTGTTTCGTCTGTTTAGTCTGTTATTAAATTTAGAATTAACACTATTTCACACAATAAATACTTGATAAGTGAGATGATGAAAATTTAGCTATTTGGACAAAATGTGCGATTGGAAAAGAGATATTTGGAAATAATGACGTAGACGCAACTGTTTGCTTATTGGGTCGTCTCGGTTAAGATATAAGCTTTgttgattcgtcaggctcccaTCACATGACACCCTGTGTTGTAGTTTGGATGTAGCCTCAGTTCTAAGTCAATAGGGTGTAGCACACTTTAAGTTCAGGTAACTATCTAAAGTTTAGTGTGTCTTAGAAACTGAGATACATGGTCTGCACCTAAATCCTCAAAACTCTGGCATGACCACAACATCCATAGCACAAGTTTAACGAGAAAATATCCCTCggttttataaatgtttgcCAAAGATCAAGAAAGACAAAAATTTGGACTCATCATTACTTTTAATACtcagatgaggaggagctccgCTTGAGGTGGGCCAACCCTGAGCAACAGCAGCaccatcaatgtcctcagcaTGGCCATCCTGCCAGTCGTCGTCACCAGggccagcaccagcaccagggcCAGCACCAGCATCAGggccagcaccagcaccagggcCAGCACCAGCATCAGggccagcaccagcagcagggcCAGgaccagaagcagcagcagaaacaaccAGCCGGCCACACTGGTCCTCGCCAACATCGCTCCAAACAGCAACGTCCCAGAGCCCCAGAGCCCCCCCTCAATCACCCCCAGCCCGGCCCCATGAGACCTGCACAGGTAGGAGGGTCAAGTGGAGGTTTCACAAGGCCTCATCAGATAACATTGGAACCATAGCTAATTACCAGTAAAGCATACAATCAGGTTTTATTTCCCTGTCTCCTCAGAACGCCAGAGCAGATGTTAACGGAGATGAAGAgcaggctcctcctcttcctaagCCCAGGTCAAAGACTCCCAGGACACGAGTGTGACGTGATGTGAGTGTCAGAGAAGAAGACCCGTCACTGTTTCTACCgccatgatgtcatcaggatgtgtttttttatcagaTAATCTCGAAAAGTAAAAGAGGTTCTCAAACTCAAACTTTCTGTATTTATGCCATGTGCGAATGTTACCTTAAAATTAAATTCTTCCTTTTCAGAACTATGTTAGATGCTCAGTGTAATATTTGATttggtttttattctcttctctgtgtcatcTTCCCTCTGGAGACACAATTAGTCACAGCAGTTTTAATGtacttttaaaacaattttctccatgctgtttatttttttatcatttctgtGTCTCAGTTTGACAAATACAGGAACATGACTCTTCTAATGAAATGTACTTTTTGTCTTGAACCCACCTGTACCTCCTTATGTTGATGGACTTTTATTGAGAAACTGTGCGATGAGGTCTTTTGGAAAAATGCTGTTAATCGTGCTGTGACTTTTCCAGTAAAGTAACAGCGGCTGAAATGTTTCAAACTGCGTCATCTTCACTTGTGCAGCTAACGGCGGAGGaagagtgtgcatgtgtcagtCACATATCCTGTCTTTTTaacaaaaatgtgtgtatgtggtttTGAGGGTTGATGGTacagatgctgctgcagagtgCAACATTGTtatcgtgtgcgtgtgtgtgtgtgtgtgtgggggggggggggtttgtgttTCGACCAGATCTTTTCCTTTCCCCGCAGttttaaaacagaaacagtTTTTCGGAGCTGCTCTTATTGTATTTCATCATTTTGAAATCTACTTTAGTTcccggccacacacacacacacacacacactgctgcaaatAACTGTGCCCTTCTCAGAAAACTGTTTCACAAGAGGAGAATATGAGGGAGGTGTGAAAAAAGCTAAACTCATTATggcttttattgtgttttgcTTCTTATGTAGCTCATTTATTTTATGATTAATGCGACTTGGTTGCTGGAACGCTTCAATTTCCCACTGGGATTCATTAACAAGGTTTTTTCTTCTGCAGGAGAAACTGGTACTACACAGATTATTGTAACtgcagggatggatggatggatggatggatggatgcaaagATGGATGGAAGGACGAATGGATGGCTTTAAAAAATGTGAAGATGCATTGGGTAAAATATCCACTGAAGctcagaagaaaaagaggattcTGTATTGGTCCATTAcccaccactagatggcgatgTAGCTCCTAGAATTTTATCTCAAAGCTCAGGCTTGATTTTTCTGTTGAAATATTAGAATAAGGAATAAGGAAAAAAgtctttatatttaatatatgtaCGATGAGACTTTTGATTCTTCTCACGTAGAGTCATCCTGACTTTTATTCCCATTTGTACCTTCGATGGATTTCTGCATGGTGGCCTCATCTTTAACCAgaactgtaaaacaaaatagaaatgcaaagaaatggaaaatataaattttaaTCGACCTATGAATGACATGAAAaagtaggatttttttttagcagGGAGAGTAAATTTGAATGTTGACATCACATGTCTCTGCTTACTTAATAACTgcagaaaaccgtgcagttgcatCATGGGAGCTTAACCAGCGCTCACACACCTTTCACACTGGATTTGCTGCAGTGGAATCAAAGAGTTTGACACTTCATACACTTTACAGCTTTGACCGAACATTAAGAATCATtctctgactctctgtcagATTCTCACTGTGacaagtgggttagggttaaccctaatcTCATTATCTGAGGACGTGGTCTGTGGTTCAGAATAAAAGCCTGTTGCTCTATTAAAACCAGATGCACAAGCAAGAACCTGTGATCTGGTTAATAACTGACAGGGTAGTAATGGCAGAAAGATaagactgtgtgtgcgtgtgtgtgtgtgtgtgtctgtgtgtgtgatcttgGTGTTACTCATGGTAGGGGACAACGTCATGTAAATCATTCAGTTTTAAACTTAGGTTTAGTTTAAGATTAGGTTGAGGTTATGTTTGGGTTAGGATTAAGCAAGTAGTAACTTTATTTAAGGTAAGGTTTACGTCTAGGTGAGGCTTAGGTTAAGGTAAAATGAGGGTAAGGATTAGATAACCCTGATTAAGATAGGTTCAGATTAATGTTAGGTTAagtttaaggttagggttagattaaggttagggttagtttaaGGTTAGTGTTAGTAGAGTAAGTCTCAAGGATATTAATGCAATGTCCTCAGACTACTTTGTGtgtaaatttgtgtgtgtggtgt carries:
- the si:ch211-132g1.1 gene encoding T-cell surface antigen CD2, translated to MVRMTLKMAALSGVPLLLLLCSVSSSTESQPKCDRYAARGEAFAVPLGHQLKDTERVKWKHGSVVIVERRPLTNGAGGYNFKSGSKDDLFPNGSLTLRNVKTANAGEYTPTVYTGDGISVPNLVSVHVCVLDRAPQPTLKTNCLPKSKVNLTCDVGKAEGLTFVWLQNDKELQKQKSQVWILELKDSKDSFSCRVSNALGPKTSPTVTGLCQHPDGMWQLIWICVGGGGGLVLLLTIIVIVCCVRAKRKTRTQKIDEEELRLRWANPEQQQHHQCPQHGHPASRRHQGQHQHQGQHQHQGQHQHQGQHQHQGQHQQQGQDQKQQQKQPAGHTGPRQHRSKQQRPRAPEPPLNHPQPGPMRPAQNARADVNGDEEQAPPLPKPRSKTPRTRV